The genomic segment TACATTAGAAATCAAGCTTGTTGAAAATCGACCAGATACAATTAGGTTTTTTGGTTTACATGGTGCAAATGATGGCAAAAAGGGAGCTCTTCCATGGACTTGTGATGAGTTTACTCCTTTTGATTGTGCATTTGCAAATCTAACAGGTAGTGAATTTGTCGTAGATATATCAAGTCCTCTTGGGACCTATGATGCTATGGGAAAATTAGAAAACGGGGAGATTACATTAGATGCACACTTTGAGTACAGAGGCATCGGTATCGACTATTCACTAAAAGGTGTAAAGGTGCAACCATGATTAAAATCCGAAAATCAAAAAACGATTGTACAGTTCCTTTTATAAATGTTGCAACATTATGTGTAGCTATACTCATGTTGATGGGTTGTTCAGGCAGTTCTACAGCACCTGGTAATGAATCGCCAATACCGGGAGTTTATTATCTGAGGGGTGAAAAAATAGTGTCAACGGTTTCTGCTGGGAATACCGGGGAAATTGAACAGGATACCACTTTTGTACTTCTAATTGTAAAAATCCAAAAGGTAGAGAATGAGCGAAACAGATTTCGATTTTACGGTTTGGATGGAGCTGATGTCAGTGAAGAAGGAAATCATCGCGTTTTCCCAGAGTGCAATGATCCGGAACAGTGCGAAATTTATGGAAGCATCGCCGGAGAAGATCTGCTGATAGACGTTTCAAATGGTGAGCGTTCTTATCATGCCTCCGGGAACGTGTATCAAACGTATGATCCTTACATTGATATCGAGGCGGAATACGAATACCAGGATGTCACCATTCACTATACATTAGAGGGCGATCAGAAAGTCGATACTCTTTAAAAGGAGGGGCTCCAGACTGCTGAATTTATCGGCTGTCGAGTTTTTCGTTGCAAGCAGTCATCCGATGAGTATTATTGGCTTAGAACAAGGATCAGGCTATCCTACTGATCATATAGTTGTTGATTCGGCAGGCGAAAAAGACAATCGCCAGCCGAACTTTTTACTTTTGCGTTTTGCCTTTTCACTCCTTCAACAATCCACCATAATTTTTTCTATTTTTGATCCGGTCTGATTCATCTAAATTCACATTATGCTTTCAAGAATTACACTCTTTTTTTGTCTGATACTTTTGTCAATCCAACCGGCTCACTCGCAAGAAGTAATGTATGATTCAGGCGGGGATTTAACCCCGGAACTTGCTGCTTACAACGTGAATTTTTATGATCTGAATCTGAAAATCAATCCTGCAGACAGCACCGTTTCCGGATTTGTGGATATCCATTTTGATGTGGTTCAGCCTACCAATGAAATCGCAGTTGCTCTTGATCCTCGTTTAGAGATTTCATGCCGTTGAGCGGATCCAATCAGATACGATGCAAGATCAATCCTGAATATTTCCAGGAGTGATACCACTCAGAACTTTTTTGTGAATTATCCGGCCACCCTTCAACCGGGAGAATCTGAGCAACTTCGAATTTCTTATAGCGGAAAACCGCGTGTAGCGCCAAATCCACCCTGGGATGGAGGTATGGTTTGGGATACAACCTCAACCGGTGAGCCTTGGGTGGCCGTGACGGTTCAGTCCGACGGCGCCTGGATCTGGTGGCCGAATAAAGATCATCCGTCAGACAAAGCGGATTCGGTTGCGATTAATCTTACCATGCCGGTGGATTTGGTGGTAGCATCGAACGGACGTTTGCGAGGTGAAACGAATCGTGAAGATGGTTGGAAAACATGGAACTGGTTCGTCTCAACGCCCATTAACAACTACAATGTTACGGTGAATGCGGCACCTTATGAGGTCATCGAAGAAATGTACACAAGCACGAGCGGGGATGAGTTCCCGGTAAAATTCTGGGTGTTGCCGGAAAATCTTGAGGAAGGAAAAGAGCTCTTTCCACAGTTTATTGATCAGCTTCGATTTCTTGAGGAGATATTGGGACCGTATCCGTTTCGGGCGGATAAATACGGAGTGGCTCACAGTCCGCATTTGGGTATGGAACATCAGACCTTGATTGCATATGGAGCTGGGTTTGAGAATGGAGCTTTATCAAATGGACAAGCACAGTTTGATGACTTGCATCAGCATGAACTGGCGCATGAGTGGTGGGGGAATCTTGTGAGTGCTTATAATTGGCGTGATTTTTGGCTTCACGAGGGAATCGGAACGTACATGCAGCCGCTCTATTCAGAGCATTTGGGTGGAAAAGAAGCATACAAGCGATCGATGGAATTTCTGCGGTTTCGGATGGCGGATGATCCGCAAATGGCCGTAGCCCCGCGCGAGTCGATGAGTACATATGAAATTACGCAGGGAACCCGCGGGGGAGATGTCTATTTTAAGGGCGCCTGGTTTTTACACACCCTCCGATATGTTGTTGGAGATGATGCATTCTTTACAATTCTGAGACGATTTGCCTATCCAACAGAAGAGATGGAATCGGTCACCGACGGAAGCCAGGTTCGATTTGCCACAACAGATGATCTGCTTTATTTGTCTGAAGATATTTCCAGACAGGAGTTGGATTGGTTGTTTGAGGTGTATCTTCGTCAGCCAAAACTGCCGGTTCTAAACGCCAGCCGAAATGGGAATTTAGTCACTCTCCGTTGGGAAGTCCCCGAAGGATTAGACTTTCCGATGCCGATTGAAGTAAAAATTGATGGTGAAATCGTTACCCTGAGTCCCGAAAACAAACGAATCTCTTTTGAAGTGGGTGCCAATGTTGAAGTGGAGGCTGATCCCGAGAACAAGATTTTGAAAGAGTTTCATTTGGTTGGGGCTGGATCGGATTCTGAGCAGTAAATAAGATAGCGCGAGCGTCTCGCTCGTGCTTGTCCATGTGAGGCATCCCGATGCTTCGGGACGCCATCTCAAATTGAACAACCTGGCAGAGTCCGAAACGAAGTGGAGGTCCTGCCAGAGTTGTGGTACTTCACTTAAAAATCGCAACTCTGCCAGGAATCTGAAAAGCACAGATGCTCTGGCAGGTTGCTTAGAACGGAATCGAAACCACCAGTTGGGTTCCGGTAAATTGAACGTTACTCACAAAGTCCATCAACTGGCTACTCTCAGATCGGTTCAAAAAATAGAGAATCGTATCAAATGCGAAGAGGAAAGCCACCCTGTAAAATGAGGGATTGCCCGTAGCCGGTCAGGCGATTGCTCTCTTTTCTCAACCCGCGCTCCCACAAGAAAAGCGCCGAGTGCCATGTATCCCACATCAAGTCCGGCATTGAATAGCAGAATTTTTTCAAAACTGTGGAATTCAGAAATAGTTTCGGAGAGTGACATGCCTACATCCTGATTCCTTAACCCGTAGTAACCAAATCCTGCGATCGTAAGATTTACGGTATTCCACACGGCATTCATCTGGTGGAAATATTTAGTCGTACCATTTGTCTTTGCCATTCCAATTCCGCCGACAATCATATTGCTGACCGCCCATCCGCCCAACATCAGCATTCCTTTGCTGTTCAACCCAATCCGGTTTTGGTTGATGGTTTCAAGATCAGGCTCTGTTGACTGAGCGAAAAGGAGTCCGCTAAACAGAAGTTGAAGGATCAGAAAAATGAAGATTTTTCGTCGTGCAGAAATCATAATCATTAGATTGAGTTCATCCCTATCAAGAGAATAAATGTTCAAATCGTTTGCAAGATCAATCTATTTTTCATGATATTGATGAACAACCTGACAGCGTCCGAAGGTCCTGTCAGCGTTGTGGTTCACGTAAAATACGTGACGCTGTCAGGAGTTACCACACGCTGACAGGTCACTACATACTCAAGACTTAAAAAAATGAGCCGATCATTTTCGCTATTGAAACAGCTATCATTATTATTTTTCATCGTTTTCTTTCTAAGTAAACCCGTTTTCACGCAAACCGTAGAAGATCCCGATCCGCTTCGATTTGAGGAGGAGATCAACCGGTTTGAAGAGTGGGACAGCAAAAACAGCTTTCCCGAAGATGCGATCCTTTTTGTGGGAAGTTCCAGCATTCGGCTCTGGAAAACAGCTGATGCCTTTCCAAATATGCCGGTGATCAACCGCGGATTTGGAGGTTCTCATTTTTCGGATCTGCTGTATTATTACGATGAGCTGGTTCTTCCTTACAATCCATCCGTGGTAGTTTTGTATGAGGGAGATAACGATGTGGCTTCCGGCAAATCAAATGACCAGGTTTTTGAGGACTATATTGAATTTACAGACCGATTAACCAGTGATTTTCCGGATGCAAGACTTGTATTCGTCCCCATCAAACCAAGCAGCAGCCGATGGGACAAATGGCCCCAGATGAAAGAGGCGAATCAGCGGATCAAGCAGCACATGAGTGAGAATGAGCAGTTTTATTACGTAGACCTGGCTACGCCAATTTTAGGAGCAGACGGTACGCCGGACGACTCCCTGTTTCTTGATGATCTTCTGCACCTGAATGAAGATGGCTATGCGAAATGGAATGCGGCAATTCGGCCAACTCTTGAAAGATTGATGAACGAGTAAAAGTAGTCTGTCATTTTGATAGCGCGAGCTTCTCACTCGTGCTTGTCCTTTATGGCACAAGCGAGACGCTTGCGCCATCTCTTAATATAACTCAACAATACTTTCCTCCACCACAGCATAAATCTGCTCACCCTCATTAGGTTTGATATTGTAAAGTCCCGTAAACTCTCCAAATGCAGGCAGCAAAATCCTCTCATCCGAAAAAAGGAAACAGGGAAATCGTAACGCCTGACGTCCCTTTCCTTTGATGGATATTCCGGGATGAATATGTCCGGCAACAACTGTAGTGTTTGAGTCAGATTTCAGTGAATCCTCCGGATCATGAACAAATAGAAAATCGCCGATCTCAAGCGTCTTATGAACAGAGATATTGGCAGACTCGTAAAAAGATTGATGAAGCAGATCGTGATTTCCGATCACTAATTGAATATCCAAATCCTCAAAATTTTCCAGCCATTCTTCAAACTCCAGCCATTCCCGATTGGCCCGGCTGTGAAAGAGATCCCCCAAAATTAACAGGGTTGAAGACTGATGTTTTCGAATCAATTTCTCAAGTCGTTCAAGGTTTTTTGTGTTGATCGTTGATGGCGCGGCAATCCCCGCTTTTCGAAAATGACCGGATTTTCCAATGTGCAGATCTGTTATGATTAGAGTTTCTTTCTCTTTCCAATAGATCGCTTTTTCCGGGAGTAATTTCCAAGTTTGGTTTTGTATGGTTTTAGTGAATGAAGATGACATTAATTTATAAACGGTAATTTGAAAAAATCCCCCTTCGAAGGGGGAATGTGAATCCGATCCGATTTATCGGAATCGGAAGAACTCGGGGGATGTACACCCCTCCCGACTAAAGTCGGACTCCCCTCAAGGGGAGAATTACTCTACCTCCAAGTGCTTCTGCATTTTTTTTACTCGATCAATCAGTTTTTCAGAAGATAACTTTTCCCGCAGGCGATCTACAAATATGGGGAATGCGAAAGGTGAAAATCGGTCTACATGTTTCAATACGATTTCCTGTTTTGCGATTCGCTGTAGTGCCTGACGAAGCCGGGCTTCATCCAACTGGTATTGGAGGACTTCATCGTGGGCTTGCTGAAGTAGTAAATTGTCTGGCTCGTGTTCGGAAAATACATCAAAAAAGAGTCCGGATGACATCTGCAGATGACGGCTCTTCTTTTGATTCCCCGGATATCCCGGAAAGACCAATCCTGCAATCTGACTGATTCCCCGAAATCTTCGCTTTGCAAGTTCCGTACTGTTGAGGCTTCCGCGAATATCTCGCACCAAATCCTTCTCAGAAAACAGATCATGTTTCAATGCTTCTTCGATTGGAATATCCTGATCAGAAAGTAACTCAAACCCATAATCATTCATCGCAATGGAGAATGTGATCGGCATTAACTTGGAGATGCGATGTGCAACTAAGGCCGACATTCCCTCATGAACATATCGTCCCTCAAATGGAAAAAAGAAACAATGGCAGCCTTCTTTGGAGTACGATTTTTCAATTAAAAACTGCTCATTTCCCGGAAGAATGGATCGTTTTTTCTGAATATCGAAAATAGGCTGAATCGTTTTTAAATCGATACTGTCATGATTCTTATTCACTGCATCTTGTAATTTCTTACGAAGCAGCTCTGACATATTTGACGAAAGTGACATTCGTCCCCCAAGCCACGCTGGGACTTTGCTGCTGGTTCCTTTTGTTTTTCGAACGTAAGCGGTAAGATCTTTCACCCGAACTAACTCCAGGTTCCGCCCTGCAAACCAGAATGCATCTCCAACATTTAATTGTGAAATGAACCACTCTTCAATTCGTCCCAGGGTTGAGCCTTTCATATATTTTACGCGCATCATCGAGGCACTTTCAATGGTACCAATGCTCATTCGGTGCCGCCGTGCAATTCGTCGATCAAAGACTTTCATCAACCCATTTTCATCAGGTTCCACTTTCGAGAATTCATCATACCGGGACAGAGATTTACCGCCAAATTGTATGAAGTTCAGAATCCAATCCCATTCATTTTCCCGCAATGTTTGAAAGGCGAAGGTTTGTTTGACCTCCCTGTAAATTTGCTCGGGATCGAATCCATCAGATACAGCAAGCGTGACGAGATATTGAATTAATACATCAAACGGTTTTAAAACCGGAATTCTGGATTCTACTTTTTCATCCTGAACGGCTTCTTTCAATGCAGCTGCTTCAATCAATTCAAGTGCATGTGTGGGTACAAACCAAATTGTACTCACAGAATTCGGCTGATGGCCACTCCGCCCGGCGCGTTGAATAAATCGTGCCACACCTTTCGGGCTTCCAACTTGAACGACCGTATCCACAGGTGTGAAATCAACGCCGAGATCAAGGCTGGAGGTGCAGACCACAGTTTTCAGATCTCCTGAATGAAGTGCTCCTTCAACAAAATCTCGAACATCACGACTAAGAGATCCATGATGAATTCCAATCTCGCCGGCCAAATTTGGATTCGCCTCTAACAATTTCTGAAACCAGATTTCGCACTGCGAGCGGACGTTGGTGAAGATCAACGTAGAGCCACTTTTGTCCAGAATGGGTAAAACTTTGTGAAGTAGATTTGTACCCAGATGCCCTGACCATGGAAACTTCTCGACATCATCCGGCAGAACGGTTTTTACGTCAATCTTTTTTCGAATATTCGCTTTGATGATCACTGCATCATCAGGAGATGGAACACCAAGAAGTACATCAAAAGCCTCATCAAAATTTCCAATCGTTGCCGAAATTCCCCATGTTTGCAGATCCTTATTCATTCCCCGAAGTCGTGATAAACCAAGTTCCGTTTGAGTTCCTCTTTTTGAGCCGAGGAGTTCATGCCATTCATCAACTACAACAGATTTCAGAGATTTGAATCGTTTTGGATATCCTTTCTGAGCCAGTAAAACATGCAGACTTTCCGGGGTAATGATGAGCACTTCCGGCATCTGTTTTTTCTGCTTCTGTTTGACGGAAGAGGAAACATCACCCGTTCGCCGCTGAATACTCCACGGAATTCCGAGATCATCCACAACCTCCTGCATAATCTCTTCCAGGTTTCGGGCCAGTGCGCGGAGGGGAGTCATCCACAAAAGTTGAAGTCCGTTCTTTTCTTTGGTTTGATAATCGTCAGGATGAGCTTCAATCCATCGCATAAGCGTTGGCATGAAAAGAGCGAATGTTTTACCACTGCCGGTTGGGGCATTTAGCAGGCCGGATTTTCCAGCCAGAAACGCTTTCCAGACCTCCCGCTGCCAGTCAAACGGAGACCACTCCTTTGACTCAAACCAGTTTTCAACGATGGATTGTGCTTGCTGCATACGTTGTTTTTGTAGCCACTAAATCACGAAAGAAGCCGTCAGATCGCTCAAAGCGGTCAGACGGCTAAACTAAATCTCAAAAAAAATTCTTGTTTTTGTGTTTTCGTGGCAGAAATTAAAATGGACTTATTAGGAAACCCAAGAGAAAGTAACGATGAATCACACCTGAATCGTTTTCTTGAAAAACAGTCTTTTTTATATGGTCTTGAAAAAAAGAGAAATAGATTCATTTTTTTCTTGAAAATGGGTGTAAAAAACGTCAACATAGAAGCGCTTACGAACTTTAAAAACCATAACATAGAAATAAATAGATTTACTGAATATGTGGCTCAATATTAAATCATATGAAGAGTACAAAGAGGTTTACCAGGAAAGTGAAGATGACCGGAAAAAATTCTGGGAGCATGAAGCCGGTACGTTTTATTGGAGAAAAAGCTGGGATAAGGTTAACTCCGGTAGTTTCGAGAAAGGAGATATTAAGTGGTTTGAAGGTGGAAAACTAAATATCACCGAGAATGCACTCGACCGCCACCTGAATACAATTGGCCACAAAACGGCATTTATTTTTGAACCAAATCACCCCGACAGCTTCCGCCGGACAATTACTTATCGACAGTTGTATGAGGATGTCTGTAGGTTTGCAAATGTACTGGAAAGTAAAGGAATTGAAAAAGGCGATCGCGTCTGTATCTATATGGCGATGACGCCGGAGCTGATTATCTCAGCATTGGCATGTGCGCGAATTGGTGCGGTTCATTCCATCGTGTTTGCCGGATTTTCTGCGCAATCGCTGTCTGAGCGAATCAACGATTGCGATGCCAAAATGCTGATTACAAATGATGGGCTTCGTCGCGGAGACAAGCATGTTCCCCTGAAAGATATCTCTGATGAAGCGCTTGAAGACTGCCCGACGGTTAAGAACGTAATCGTATGTCAGCGTACGAACCGGGAGATCGGCTGGGTTGAGGGCCGCGATGAATGGTGGCATATGCTGATTCGAAATGCATCCAAAGAGCATAAAGCTGTTGAGATGGATGCCGAAGATCCGCTCTTTATTCTGTATACGTCCGGTTCAACCGGTAAGCCAAAGGGTGTTCTTCATACCTGCGGCGGATATATGGTTTATACAAGTTACACGTTCCGGAATGTATTCCAGGTATCAGAGGAGGATATTTATTGGTGTACGGCAGATGCGGGATGGATTACGGGACACTCTTACATTATTTATGGTCCGCTATTTCAACGGAGCCACGGGAATTATTTTCGAGGGTGTACCGACTTATCCCGATGCAGGACGATTCTGGGAAGTGGTTGAGAAGTATAAAGTCACTCATTTCTACACCGCGCCTACAGCCATTCGGGCCCTGATGAGTTATGATTTAGACTTTGTGAAGAAATATGATTTGAGTTCTCTGAAAGTGCTTGGAAGTGTAGGTGAACCGATTAATGAAGAAGCCTGGCACTGGTATCACGATCATGTGGGCGGCGGAAAATGTCCCATTGTGGATACATGGTGGCAGACGGAAACTGGCGGCATCATGATTTCACCACTTGCGGGAATTACGCCAACAAAACCCGGTTTTGCAACCTTGCCGCTTCCCGGAATTAAACCGGTCTTAATGGATGAAAACGGCAAGGAGATTGAAGGAAATGGTGTAAGTGGAAATCTCTGTATCAAACATCCATGGCCCGGGATTGCACGAACCGTTTGGGGAGATCACGAGCGATACCTTCAAACCTATATGAGCAGTTATAAAGGATACTATTTTACAGGTGATGGCTGCCGCCGTGATGAGGAAGGATATTACAGAATTACCGGCCGTGTGGATGATGTTCTGAATGTTTCGGGTCACAGGCTTGGAACGGCTGAGATCGAGAACGCGATTGATGAACATCCGAATGTGGTGGAGACAGCGATTGTTGGTTATCCGCATGATATTAAAGGACAGGGTATTTTTGCCTTTATGATTTGTGAGGACGAACCGAAGAATAAAGAAGATTTCAAAAAAGAGATTCATAAACTCGTAACAAAGATTATCAGCCCGATTGCCAAACCGGACAAAGTTCAGATTGTAGCCGGTCTGCCGAAGACACGTTCCGGAAAAATTATGCGGCGAGTGTTGAGGAAGATTGCAGCTAACGATCTCGAAAACCTCGGCGATACATCTACGCTTCTGGATCCATCTGTGGTTGATGAGATTAAGGAAGGCGAGGGCTTTTAGAGATAAACCCACCCTCCGGCTCCCTCCCTATGGCGAAAGACACGCCACAAGGAGGGAGTGAATTTTTTGTATTTTTTTAAACATTCATTTCATTTGGCAAAGTCCCTCCTTGTTTCGCTTCTTTTGGCGAAATAGGGAGGGATTTAGGGTGGGTTTTAAAAGTTGCATCCGCATCTTTTCCCAAGCTGGCGCAAGTGTTAAATCCGGTATTTAAAACATACATTGGAATAAGGTAGAAGTTTATCTTGATGGAAGAATTATTCTACTATCCGTACGTCAAGGATGTCACTTGTGCCTTTTTCGCAAAGGGAAAGGAGCACAAGTGACGCTTCGCTTAACACTTGCGCCAGTCGGGGATTTAGGGTGGGTCCAAAAATTATCTAATGATGAACCCAATCAAAAGCAGAACCATACTCACGGTGAAAAGAAATAGACGAAACCGGGTGCTGATGATAATCGAATGAAAAAGTAATCCGTAGGTGAGGGGAAACTCTTTTAGCCAGGAATAATAGTGATGACGATGTGCGGCACCAAGTGCCATTGTTACATGACCATGCAGGATAGTAAGCATAAATGGCAATCCAAAAATTATTGAGCCCGGAAAAGAGATTATTTTATGGATGTAAAAAATTTCACACAGAAAATAGAATGGCCATGAAAAAATCAACAATAATGGAACCGATAACACCCAATTGATATAAGCAATGCGCCGATAATTACTTTCACTTAATTCGGATGAAGGCATTGGACAGATTAGTGTTTAAAGTTAAAAAGCTTCAGTTCAACAGATTAACGAGTAGTTTTAACGAATTATTTACCCGTCAGACCGCTCCAAGCGGTCAGACGGGTATACTTTTGCCTTTTCACGGTTTACTCCTTTCAAATCTGACTTGCAATTAATGCTTCAATATCGCGGAAGGGCATATCAAACTGTTTAGAGAGGGCTTTTTTGGTGAGATAATTTTTATATGTGTAAACACCATTTCTCAGAGCCGTATTTCTCCAGAGGCAATCATGAACATCGCCGGCATCACCCAGTTCAATCAGGTAGGGAACGATAACATTGTTAAGTGCATAGGTTGCCGTTCGGGCTACATTTGATGGTATATTTGGTACGCAGTAATGAATAACATCATATTTTGTAAAAACGGGATTTGAATGAGTGGTAGGTTCGCTGCTTGAAATACATCCTCCCTGGTCAATCACAGTGTCTACAATTACGCTTCCCGGTTTCATGGATTGAACCATTGGGTCAGTAACCCAGCAGGGAGCACGCTCACCTTCGGTCATTGCGGCACCAATTACAACATCTGCGAAGCCAAGTGCCGTAGAAAGATATCGGTGATTTGCAGTAGCTGTGACGATTCGGCGATCGAGAGCATTTTCCAGGTGCCGAAGCATGGCTAAATCATTATCCATCACAAATACCTGTGCTCCATAGCCCAGGGCCGTGCGGGCTGCATACTCTCCTGTAATTCCGGCTCCTAAAATAGCAACTGTTGCCGGTGGAATGCCTGATATACCACCGAGCATTATTCCCTGCCCGTCACTACTGTTTTCAAGATAGTGAGCTGCGATTTGAACAGACATCGAACCGGTGATTTCATGCATCATCCGAACAATTGGAAACTCTCCGTCTTCCGCTTTTAAAAATTCATATCCAATGGCACAGACTCCTTTTTCAATTAGACTTTGCATGAACTCCTGGTTCATATGGCCAAGATGCAGAGCCGATAATAAAATCTGATTAGGTTGCATCCAGCTGAGTTCAGTTTTGGTAGGAGGAGCCACTTTTACAATCATCTCTGAATTGCTGAACAACTCTTCTGCACTGTATGAAATTTCTGCACCGGCTTCCTGGTATTCATGATCTGAAAAATGAGCATCAATTCCGGCATTTTTTTCAACAAAAACCTCGTGGCCATTTGCTGTAAGAATGGATACGCCTCCGGGGGTGAGGGATAATCTCCGTTCATCGTTGGAGGTCTCTTTCGGTAGTCCGATCTTTAAAGAATTTTTTGATTCCGATTTCATCAAACTCTTTTCCAGAGTTTTAATACCGAGTTGTTCTGAATCGAAAGGGCTTAGCTCCATAATAAAAAGTCAAATTACCAATTTGTATAGCGTAAAAAATCAATCACTTATAAA from the Balneolaceae bacterium genome contains:
- a CDS encoding ligase-associated DNA damage response DEXH box helicase, producing the protein MQQAQSIVENWFESKEWSPFDWQREVWKAFLAGKSGLLNAPTGSGKTFALFMPTLMRWIEAHPDDYQTKEKNGLQLLWMTPLRALARNLEEIMQEVVDDLGIPWSIQRRTGDVSSSVKQKQKKQMPEVLIITPESLHVLLAQKGYPKRFKSLKSVVVDEWHELLGSKRGTQTELGLSRLRGMNKDLQTWGISATIGNFDEAFDVLLGVPSPDDAVIIKANIRKKIDVKTVLPDDVEKFPWSGHLGTNLLHKVLPILDKSGSTLIFTNVRSQCEIWFQKLLEANPNLAGEIGIHHGSLSRDVRDFVEGALHSGDLKTVVCTSSLDLGVDFTPVDTVVQVGSPKGVARFIQRAGRSGHQPNSVSTIWFVPTHALELIEAAALKEAVQDEKVESRIPVLKPFDVLIQYLVTLAVSDGFDPEQIYREVKQTFAFQTLRENEWDWILNFIQFGGKSLSRYDEFSKVEPDENGLMKVFDRRIARRHRMSIGTIESASMMRVKYMKGSTLGRIEEWFISQLNVGDAFWFAGRNLELVRVKDLTAYVRKTKGTSSKVPAWLGGRMSLSSNMSELLRKKLQDAVNKNHDSIDLKTIQPIFDIQKKRSILPGNEQFLIEKSYSKEGCHCFFFPFEGRYVHEGMSALVAHRISKLMPITFSIAMNDYGFELLSDQDIPIEEALKHDLFSEKDLVRDIRGSLNSTELAKRRFRGISQIAGLVFPGYPGNQKKSRHLQMSSGLFFDVFSEHEPDNLLLQQAHDEVLQYQLDEARLRQALQRIAKQEIVLKHVDRFSPFAFPIFVDRLREKLSSEKLIDRVKKMQKHLEVE
- a CDS encoding M1 family metallopeptidase; its protein translation is MSRSDTTQNFFVNYPATLQPGESEQLRISYSGKPRVAPNPPWDGGMVWDTTSTGEPWVAVTVQSDGAWIWWPNKDHPSDKADSVAINLTMPVDLVVASNGRLRGETNREDGWKTWNWFVSTPINNYNVTVNAAPYEVIEEMYTSTSGDEFPVKFWVLPENLEEGKELFPQFIDQLRFLEEILGPYPFRADKYGVAHSPHLGMEHQTLIAYGAGFENGALSNGQAQFDDLHQHELAHEWWGNLVSAYNWRDFWLHEGIGTYMQPLYSEHLGGKEAYKRSMEFLRFRMADDPQMAVAPRESMSTYEITQGTRGGDVYFKGAWFLHTLRYVVGDDAFFTILRRFAYPTEEMESVTDGSQVRFATTDDLLYLSEDISRQELDWLFEVYLRQPKLPVLNASRNGNLVTLRWEVPEGLDFPMPIEVKIDGEIVTLSPENKRISFEVGANVEVEADPENKILKEFHLVGAGSDSEQ
- a CDS encoding AMP-binding protein produces the protein MWLNIKSYEEYKEVYQESEDDRKKFWEHEAGTFYWRKSWDKVNSGSFEKGDIKWFEGGKLNITENALDRHLNTIGHKTAFIFEPNHPDSFRRTITYRQLYEDVCRFANVLESKGIEKGDRVCIYMAMTPELIISALACARIGAVHSIVFAGFSAQSLSERINDCDAKMLITNDGLRRGDKHVPLKDISDEALEDCPTVKNVIVCQRTNREIGWVEGRDEWWHMLIRNASKEHKAVEMDAEDPLFILYTSGSTGKPKGVLHTCGGYMVYTSYTFRNVFQVSEEDIYWCTADAGWITGHSYIIYGPLFQRSHGNYFRGCTDLSRCRTILGSG
- a CDS encoding AMP-binding protein encodes the protein MVRYFNGATGIIFEGVPTYPDAGRFWEVVEKYKVTHFYTAPTAIRALMSYDLDFVKKYDLSSLKVLGSVGEPINEEAWHWYHDHVGGGKCPIVDTWWQTETGGIMISPLAGITPTKPGFATLPLPGIKPVLMDENGKEIEGNGVSGNLCIKHPWPGIARTVWGDHERYLQTYMSSYKGYYFTGDGCRRDEEGYYRITGRVDDVLNVSGHRLGTAEIENAIDEHPNVVETAIVGYPHDIKGQGIFAFMICEDEPKNKEDFKKEIHKLVTKIISPIAKPDKVQIVAGLPKTRSGKIMRRVLRKIAANDLENLGDTSTLLDPSVVDEIKEGEGF
- a CDS encoding GDSL-type esterase/lipase family protein, with protein sequence MSRSFSLLKQLSLLFFIVFFLSKPVFTQTVEDPDPLRFEEEINRFEEWDSKNSFPEDAILFVGSSSIRLWKTADAFPNMPVINRGFGGSHFSDLLYYYDELVLPYNPSVVVLYEGDNDVASGKSNDQVFEDYIEFTDRLTSDFPDARLVFVPIKPSSSRWDKWPQMKEANQRIKQHMSENEQFYYVDLATPILGADGTPDDSLFLDDLLHLNEDGYAKWNAAIRPTLERLMNE
- a CDS encoding alanine dehydrogenase — its product is MELSPFDSEQLGIKTLEKSLMKSESKNSLKIGLPKETSNDERRLSLTPGGVSILTANGHEVFVEKNAGIDAHFSDHEYQEAGAEISYSAEELFSNSEMIVKVAPPTKTELSWMQPNQILLSALHLGHMNQEFMQSLIEKGVCAIGYEFLKAEDGEFPIVRMMHEITGSMSVQIAAHYLENSSDGQGIMLGGISGIPPATVAILGAGITGEYAARTALGYGAQVFVMDNDLAMLRHLENALDRRIVTATANHRYLSTALGFADVVIGAAMTEGERAPCWVTDPMVQSMKPGSVIVDTVIDQGGCISSSEPTTHSNPVFTKYDVIHYCVPNIPSNVARTATYALNNVIVPYLIELGDAGDVHDCLWRNTALRNGVYTYKNYLTKKALSKQFDMPFRDIEALIASQI
- the pdeM gene encoding ligase-associated DNA damage response endonuclease PdeM, with the protein product MSSSFTKTIQNQTWKLLPEKAIYWKEKETLIITDLHIGKSGHFRKAGIAAPSTINTKNLERLEKLIRKHQSSTLLILGDLFHSRANREWLEFEEWLENFEDLDIQLVIGNHDLLHQSFYESANISVHKTLEIGDFLFVHDPEDSLKSDSNTTVVAGHIHPGISIKGKGRQALRFPCFLFSDERILLPAFGEFTGLYNIKPNEGEQIYAVVEESIVELY